A portion of the Lolium rigidum isolate FL_2022 chromosome 1, APGP_CSIRO_Lrig_0.1, whole genome shotgun sequence genome contains these proteins:
- the LOC124666307 gene encoding protein MATERNALLY EXPRESSED GENE 5-like has protein sequence MAGYYPREEERNTGYAAVRETQALNASYERFLRTGQIQSYGAGPVGGSIRPAAGANAGYQADDRPVVAAGGMDGRNAGFGGGISEPPLPPDASNTLFIEGIPTDCERREVSHIFRPFVGFKEVRLVTKDPRHPGGDPIVLCFVDFANAAQAAVSMEALQGYKFDEHDRNSPHLRLQFARFTGPRGQSGPGGGGGGRVRR, from the exons ATGGCTGGCTATTACCCTCGTGAGGAAGAGAGGAACACAGGATACGCTGCCGTGAGAGAAACACAGGCTCTTAATGCTTCCTATGAGCGTTTTCTACGTACCGGG CAAATTCAATCCTATGGTGCTGGACCTGTCGGGGGATCTATTAGGCCTGCTGCGGGGGCTAATGCTGGTTACCAAGCTGATGATCGTCCAGTGGTGGCTGCTGGGGGTATGGATGGCAGGAATGCTGGTTTTGGTGGCGGAATTTCAGAACCTCCCCTTCCCCCAGATGCCTCAAATACTTTATTCATTGAAGGCATCCCTACTGATTGTGAACGCCGAGAAGTTTCTC ATATCTTTCGACCATTTGTTGGTTTTAAGGAGGTGAGGCTCGTAACCAAAGACCCAAGACAT CCTGGTGGTGATCCAATCGTGCTCTGCTTTGTTGATTTTGCTAATGCTGCTCAAGCAGCTGTTTCCATGGAAGCTTTGCAAG GTTATAAGTTTGATGAACACGACCGGAATTCACCTCACCTGCGGCTGCAGTTTGCACGTTTTACGGGTCCGAGGGGGCAATCAGgacctggtggtggtggtggtggtcgtgtTAGGCGTTAA
- the LOC124703267 gene encoding BTB/POZ and MATH domain-containing protein 3-like, translating to MSTSALLSALRVGGRQKITASTFGARAQATGSHVLRIHRFSQVREKLANGTAVQSGTFGVGGHDWRIDCYPNGRLEKNQGCISLFLHHASQAKTGDATAGYKLSILDNFWKPSVTLSDEDRFKGNGWGWNQFMKLEEVDKEKHLEDDCLSVLCDVTVDTGLRTEDYTDEVAAAEELTKAPPPFPLHGHGIAEAIWNRQEPDVKIEVGDGQTLAAHRWVLEAGSPVFKADLALAPNDTVAELRVGDMDADVCKALLRFMYTNSLPPELEPMAERLLVAADRYELEELKLACEEALCKNIDTSSVAAILALAERHGCTVLREAGMRFLSSPGNLDVVLASSDGLEKLKRGCPSALLELLEKKRPLNEQLLF from the coding sequence ATGTCGACGTCCGCGCTCTTGTCCGCCCTGCGCGTCGGCGGCCGGCAGAAGATCACCGCCTCCACCTTCGGCGCGAGGGCGCAGGCGACCGGCTCCCACGTCTTGAGGATCCACAGGTTCTCGCAGGTCAGGGAGAAGCTGGCCAATGGCACGGCCGTCCAGTCAGGCACGTTCGGCGTAGGCGGCCACGACTGGCGTATCGATTGCTACCCAAACGGCAGATTGGAAAAGAACCAAGGCTGCATCTCCCTCTTCCTCCATCACGCCAGCCAGGCCAAGACTGGCGATGCCACGGCGGGGTACAAGCTGAGCATACTCGACAATTTCTGGAAGCCGTCGGTTACTCTGTCCGATGAAGATCGCTTCAAGGGCAATGGTTGGGGCTGGAACCAGTTCATGAAACTCGAAGAAGTTGACAAGGAGAAGCACCTCGAGGACGACTGCCTCTCCGTCCTCTGCGACGTCACCGTCGACACGGGGCTGCGCACCGAGGACTACACGGACGAGGTTGCTGCGGCGGAGGAACTCACCAAGGCGCCACCGCCGTTCCCCTTGCATGGCCATGGCATCGCCGAAGCCATCTGGAACAGACAGGAACCCGACGTGAAGATCGAGGTCGGCGACGGGCAGACGCTCGCCGCGCACAGATGGGTGCTCGAGGCCGGATCCCCCGTCTTCAAGGCGGACCTCGCTCTCGCCCCCAACGACACCGTCGCCGAGCTACGCGTCGGCGACATGGACGCCGACGTGTGCAAGGCGCTGCTCCGGTTCATGTACACCAACTCGCTGCCGCCGGAGCTCGAGCCGATGGCGGAGCGGCTCCTCGTCGCGGCGGACAGGTACGAGCTGGAGGAGCTGAAGCTCGCCTGCGAGGAGGCGCTGTGCAAGAACATCGACACGAGCTCCGTGGCCGCCATACTGGCGCTGGCCGAGCGTCATGGTTGCACCGTGCTGAGGGAGGCGGGCATGCGGTTCCTCTCTTCTCCCGGTAACCTGGATGTGGTCTTGGCGTCGTCCGATGGTCTTGAGAAGCTCAAGAGAGGATGCCCATCTGCTCTGCTGGAGCTCCTCGAGAAGAAGAGGCCGCTGAATGAGCAGTTACTTTTTTGA
- the LOC124666319 gene encoding protein DWARF AND LOW-TILLERING-like, whose amino-acid sequence MLAGCSFSSRHQMSTAQRLPCGFSKRGGRGDTGTAATVPRGEGRGGNGTCSFRPHPAPPVSQAVSWGAKPEPGVSDGGWDMRSRAVKRQHEEEEEEYGPVVRAKRTRVMGGDGDEVWFHQSIAGSEMMQAAAGEGGEEAEEQKVFLVPSAAAFPHGMAVAGPSSSLAPAKQEEYSKSPSSHSSSSSGTDGGSSAMPPVLEPAIARIAVPEAESQALELVGALTSCAESLAVCNYDAANYYLARLGETASPSGPTPLHRVAAYFAEALALRAAHMWPHVFDVTPPRELTDGAFNDDDDAMALRVLNSVTPIPRFLHFTLNERLLRAFDGHDRVHVIDFDIKQGLQWPSLLQSLAARRPEPPSHVRITGVGASRQELQDTGARLACVAAALGLAFEFHAVVDRLEDVRLWMLHVKRGERVAVNCILAAHRLLRDETGGAMSDFFGLVRSTGAAVLLLGEHEAAGLNAGRWEARFARALRHYAAAFDAVGAAGLPATSAARARAEEMFAREIRNAVAFEGTDRSERHESFAGWRRRMEDGGFQNAGIGDREAMQGRMIARMFAPGNYGVHPQGDGEGLTLRWLDQPLYTVSAWTPAGEGAGGSTTVSASTTASQSLQS is encoded by the coding sequence ATGTTGGCAGGCTGCTCGTTCTCGTCCAGGCATCAGATGAGCACAGCGCAGCGCCTACCATGCGGATTCTCCAAGCGGGGCGGCCGCGGCGACACGGGCACCGCCGCCACCGTCCCGCGCGGCGAAGGCAGGGGAGGCAACGGCACCTGCTCCTTCCGGCCTCACCCGGCGCCGCCGGTCTCCCAGGCCGTGTCCTGGGGcgccaagccggagcccggcgtcAGCGACGGCGGCTGGGACATGAGGAGCAGGGCAGTTAAGCGCcagcacgaggaggaggaggaggagtatggCCCCGTCGTTCGCGCCAAGCGGACGAGGGTGAtgggtggcgacggcgacgaggtaTGGTTCCACCAATCCATTGCAGGGAGCGAGATGATGCAAGCggccgccggagaaggaggagaggaggcggaggagcagAAGGTCTTTCTTGTGCCGAGCGCCGCGGCGTTCCCCCACGGCATGGCGGTCGCGGGGCCGTCGTCCTCCCTGGCCCCGGCCAAGCAGGAGGAGTACAGCAAGTCGCCGTCGTCCCattcgtcgtcttcgtcgggcACGGACGGTGGCTCGTCGGCGATGCCGCCGGTTCTTGAGCCCGCCATCGCGAGGATCGCCGTGCCGGAGGCGGAGAGCCAAGCTCTGGAGCTAGTGGGCGCGCTCACGTCGTGCGCTGAATCCCTGGCCGTCTGCAACTACGACGCCGCGAACTACTACCTGGCGCGGCTCGGCGAGACGGCCTCGCCGTCGGGGCCCACGCCGCTGCACCGCGTGGCCGCGTACTTCGCCGAGGCGCTCGCGCTCCGCGCGGCGCACATGTGGCCGCACGTGTTCGACGTCACCCCGCCGCGCGAGCTCACCGACGGCGCcttcaacgacgacgacgacgccatgGCGCTGCGGGTGCTCAACAGCGTCACCCCGATCCCGAGGTTCCTGCACTTCACGCTCAACGAGCGCCTCCTCCGCGCGTTCGACGGCCACGACCGCGTGCACGTCATCGACTTCGACATCAAGCAGGGGCTCCAATGGCCGAGCCTGCTGCAGAGCCTGGCGGCGCGGCGTCCGGAGCCGCCGTCGCACGTGCGGATCACCGGCGTCGGCGCGTCGAGGCAGGAGCTGCAGGACACCGGCGCGCGGCTCGCGTGCGTGGCCGCCGCGCTGGGGCTCGCCTTCGAGTTCCACGCCGTGGTCGACCGGCTCGAGGACGTGCGCTTGTGGATGCTCCACGTCAAGCGCGGGGAGCGCGTGGCCGTTAACTGCATCCTCGCCGCGCACCGCCTGCTCCGCGACGAGACCGGCGGCGCCATGTCCGACTTCTTCGGGCTCGTGCGCAGCACTGGCGcagccgtcctcctcctcggcgagcacgAGGCGGCCGGGCTCAACGCCGGGCGGTGGGAGGCGCGGTTCGCGCGCGCGCTGCGGCACTACGCCGCGGCGTTCGACGCGGTGGGCGCGGCCGGCCTGCCGGCCACCAGCGCGGCCCGGGCAAGGGCGGAGGAGATGTTCGCGCGGGAGATACGCAACGCGGTGGCGTTCGAGGGCACTGACCGGTCCGAGCGGCACGAGAGCTtcgcggggtggcggcggcgcatgGAGGACGGCGGGTTCCAGAACGCCGGCATCGGCGACCGTGAGGCGATGCAGGGGCGGATGATCGCGAGGATGTTCGCGCCGGGCAATTACGGCGTGCACCCACAAGGCGACGGAGAGGGGCTCACGCTCCGGTGGCTGGACCAGCCGCTCTACACCGTGAGTGCATGGACGCCGGCCGGCGAGGGCGCAGGAGGTAGCACGACGGTGTCCGCGTCCACCACGGCGTCACAGTCTCTGCAGAGCTGa
- the LOC124684830 gene encoding LIMR family protein Os06g0128200-like translates to MGDFNLALVIVAIVVSVLVLLVSVYLLVNYQHPDDANQAYFPKLVVVLGITVAVLSILMLPADVANRQACRKAVYNGACALTLPMKTLWLVVYIVDAVLVFLVIPFAMFYYEGDQDKSVGKRLKTALIWVVASAVVCGLILGILYAVIGKVDFTVRHLSSSVQAFPSQFSGFSSNQPCIAPLTRQCSANTAPANSQTTWTMRATFPEYVVALTTIVGSVLFTIFGGVGIACLPLSLIFSFVRRPKAVITRSQYIKEATELGKKAKELKKAAEALHQEERSGSKGRKWRKNVKAVEKELLLLENDMNALEEMYPQGEKAEATWAFTVLAYLGKLVFGVIGLIISIAWVAHIVIYLLIDPPLSSFLNEIFIKLDDVWGLLGTAAFAFFCFYLLIAVIAGEMMLGLKLVFITIHPMKWGGTLMNSFLFNVGLILLCSISVIQFCATAFAYYAQATAAQEIFGHTLQSLRGIKYLYKYNVFQYGFVALAILTLFYYAIFGWRKRKPTGRFQLSN, encoded by the exons ATGGGGGACTTCAACCTGGCGCTGGTGATCGTGGCCATCGTCGTCAGCGTCCTCGTGCTGCTCGTCAGCGTCTACCTGCTCGTCAACTACCAGCACCCCGACGACGCCAACCAGGCCTACTTCCCCAAGCTCGTCGTCGTGCTCGGCATCACCGTCGCCGTGCTCTCCATCCTCATGCTCCCCGCAGACGTCGCCAACCGCCAGGCCTGCCGCAAGGCCGTCTACAACGGGGCCTGCGCGCTCACGCTGCCCATGAAGACGCTCTGGCTCGTGGTGTACAtcgtcgacgccgtcctcgtcttcctcgtcatacCATTCGCCATGTTCTACTACGAGGGCGACCAGGACAA GTCCGTCGGCAAGAGGCTCAAGACCGCCCTCATCTGGGTCGTCGCCTCCGCGGTGGTATGCGGCCTCATCCTCGGAATCCTATACG CGGTTATTGGCAAGGTGGACTTCACTGTCAGGCATCTCTCTTCATCAGTTCAGGCATTTCCAAGCCAGTTCAGTGGATTCTCAAGTAACCAACCTTGCATAGCTCCGTTGACCCGCCAG TGTTCAGCTAATACTGCACCTGCTAACTCTCAAACGACTTGGACGATGCGTGCTACATTCCCTGAATATGTGGTGGCCCTTACAACCATCGTTGGATCTGTACTCTTCACT ATATTTGGTGGTGTCGGCATTGCTTGCCTCCCATTGAGCCTGATATTCTCGTTTGTCCGGCGTCCAAAAGCTGTCATTACACGGTCACAATATATAAAG GAAGCAACTGAATTGGGTAAGAAGGCCAAGGAATTGAAGAAGGCAGCTGAAGCCCTTCACCAAGAAGAGAGGAGTGGGAGCAAGGGCAGAAAATGGCGCAAAAATGTGAAGGCTGTTGAGAAG GAGTTATTACTTCTGGAAAATGACATGAATGCTCTAGAAGAGATGTACCCTCAAGGAGAAAAG GCTGAAGCTACCTGGGCTTTTACAGTTCTTGCTTACCTCGGAAAACTCGTATTCGGCGTTATTGG GTTAATTATATCTATTGCTTGGGTTGCACATATTGTCATATACTTGTTGATTGATCCTCCTCTATCTTCTTTCCTGAATGAGATCTTCATAAAGCTGGACGATGTTTGGG GTCTGCTTGGGACTGCTGCCTTTGCATTCTTCTGCTTCTATCTTCTCATCGCAGTGATTGCTGGGGAAATGATGCTTGGCCTGAAATTAGTTTTCATCACCATTCACCCAATGAA ATGGGGAGGAACACTGATGAATTCGTTCCTGTTCAATGTTGGACTGATCCTACTTTGTTCCATCAG TGTGATTCAGTTCTGCGCAACAGCTTTTGCGTATTACGCACAAGCAACTGCTGCTCAGGAGATCTTTGGCCACACACTGCAGTCTCTGCGTGGAATTAAGTATCTCTACAA GTACAATGTCTTCCAGTACGGCTTTGTTGCTCTTGCCATACTCACGCTGTTCTACTATGCAATTTTT GGATGGCGAAAGAGGAAACCGACAGGAAGGTTCCAGCTCTCAAATTAG